A genomic window from Betaproteobacteria bacterium includes:
- a CDS encoding tripartite tricarboxylate transporter permease — MGETLEGLLLGFSVALTPSILVYAFAGCLVGTLVGMMPGLGPLAGISLLLPATFGLNPIIAIVLLAGVYYGAMYGGSTTSILMRIPGEAASVMTCVDGYAMTQNGRAGPALAIAAIGSFVAGTVGVIGLTLLAPTLAQWALRFGPPEYTALLLMGLFILAYMSGGSTLKTLAMAAAGLMLGMIGIDVMSGYTRFNFGMVELSDGVGIVPVAVGLFGVSEILLTAGATTMPPVQRPKLRDLVPSREELRRSVGPVCRGSVLGFLIGIIPGSAHIIASFVSYGIERRVSKTPERFGKGAIEGVAGPESANNGAASGAFVPMLALGIPTSPITAVMIAAIMVHGVLPGPLLIQQQPELFWGFVASMYVGNVVLLILNLPMVGVFVNLLRIPYSYLYPCILCFCILGTYSVSNSITDVWILLVMGVIGYVLRKFGYDLAPVALGLVLAPMLELSLRQSLSMSAGDYAIFIERPIATTMLAAGFVIFLLAIKPLVFKGKKDWRSAVGLDDEI; from the coding sequence ATGGGTGAGACGCTGGAAGGGCTGCTGCTCGGCTTCTCGGTTGCGCTCACTCCATCGATCCTGGTTTACGCCTTCGCGGGCTGCCTCGTCGGCACGCTGGTCGGCATGATGCCGGGGCTCGGGCCGCTCGCCGGCATCAGTCTGCTCTTGCCGGCCACGTTCGGATTGAACCCGATTATCGCAATCGTGCTGCTCGCTGGCGTGTATTACGGCGCGATGTACGGCGGCTCGACCACCTCCATCCTGATGCGCATTCCGGGCGAAGCGGCCTCCGTGATGACCTGCGTCGACGGCTACGCGATGACCCAGAACGGGCGCGCGGGACCCGCGCTCGCCATCGCCGCGATCGGCTCTTTCGTGGCCGGCACGGTCGGCGTGATCGGGCTGACGCTGCTCGCGCCGACGCTGGCGCAGTGGGCGCTGCGTTTCGGGCCGCCGGAGTACACGGCGCTGCTGCTGATGGGGCTATTCATCCTCGCCTACATGAGCGGGGGCTCGACGCTGAAGACGCTGGCGATGGCGGCAGCGGGGCTGATGCTCGGCATGATCGGCATCGATGTCATGAGCGGCTACACGCGCTTCAACTTCGGTATGGTCGAGCTGAGCGACGGGGTGGGAATCGTGCCGGTCGCAGTGGGGCTGTTTGGGGTCTCGGAGATCCTGCTGACCGCGGGCGCGACGACAATGCCCCCCGTTCAGCGGCCGAAGCTGCGCGATCTCGTCCCCTCGCGCGAGGAGCTCCGGCGCTCGGTCGGTCCGGTGTGCCGCGGCAGCGTGCTCGGGTTCCTGATCGGCATCATCCCGGGATCGGCGCACATCATCGCCTCGTTCGTGTCCTACGGGATCGAGCGCCGCGTGTCGAAGACTCCGGAGCGCTTCGGCAAAGGCGCGATCGAAGGCGTGGCGGGTCCGGAATCCGCCAACAACGGCGCGGCGAGCGGCGCTTTCGTGCCGATGTTGGCGCTCGGCATCCCCACCAGCCCCATCACTGCAGTGATGATCGCCGCCATCATGGTGCACGGTGTCCTGCCCGGACCGCTGCTGATCCAGCAGCAGCCCGAGCTCTTCTGGGGATTCGTGGCGAGCATGTACGTCGGCAACGTCGTCCTGCTCATCCTCAACCTGCCGATGGTGGGCGTCTTCGTCAACCTGCTGCGCATCCCCTACAGCTATCTCTATCCGTGCATCCTGTGCTTCTGCATCCTCGGCACCTACTCGGTCAGCAACAGCATCACCGACGTGTGGATCCTGCTCGTCATGGGGGTCATCGGCTACGTTCTGCGCAAGTTCGGCTACGACCTTGCGCCGGTGGCGCTGGGTCTCGTGCTCGCGCCGATGCTGGAGCTGTCGCTGCGCCAGTCGTTGTCGATGAGCGCCGGCGACTACGCCATATTCATCGAGCGGCCGATCGCGACGACGATGCTCGCGGCTGGGTTCGTGATATTCCTGCTCGCCATCAAGCCGCTGGTGTTCAAGGGAAAGAAGGACTGGCGCTCGGCGGTAGGCCTCGATGACGAGATATGA
- a CDS encoding tripartite tricarboxylate transporter substrate binding protein codes for MSTRSLMGAALAAFALVATAQERFPSRPITMVVAFPPGGVADTTARPTAAAMEKVLGQPVTITNRPGAGGAVGNAVTANSKPDGYTILMALSSISVIPAADELFNRKPAYSLDQFVPIALISADPTILVVHPSLPVKSLQDLVALARAKPDALTFSSSGLYGALHMPMEMFLYASKVKIRHLPTTGGGPALTAVLGGHVELTAGGPAAISGHVKSGKVRPIVSWGADRHPSYPDIPTFRELGYKDVEYYIWAGLVGPRGIPDSALTALRAAASKAVEDAGFKKSMASVGTLVQYKDAPEFGKYWEADAKRLARLVKIVGKVDAKK; via the coding sequence ATGAGCACGCGTTCTCTGATGGGAGCAGCATTGGCGGCGTTTGCGCTGGTCGCGACCGCGCAGGAGCGGTTTCCGAGTCGCCCGATCACCATGGTGGTCGCGTTTCCGCCGGGCGGCGTCGCCGATACCACCGCCCGGCCGACCGCCGCGGCGATGGAAAAGGTACTGGGGCAGCCAGTGACGATCACCAACCGGCCCGGGGCGGGCGGAGCGGTGGGTAATGCGGTTACGGCGAACTCCAAGCCCGATGGCTACACCATTCTGATGGCGCTCTCGAGCATCTCGGTGATCCCGGCCGCCGATGAGCTGTTCAACCGCAAGCCCGCGTACTCGCTCGACCAATTCGTGCCGATCGCGCTGATCAGCGCGGATCCCACGATCCTGGTCGTGCATCCGTCCCTGCCGGTGAAATCGCTGCAGGATCTCGTCGCGCTCGCGCGCGCGAAGCCGGACGCGCTCACCTTCTCCTCGTCCGGACTCTACGGCGCCCTGCACATGCCGATGGAGATGTTCCTGTACGCCTCGAAGGTCAAGATACGCCACCTGCCGACGACCGGCGGCGGGCCGGCTCTCACGGCGGTGCTGGGTGGCCACGTCGAGTTGACGGCGGGCGGGCCTGCGGCCATCAGCGGCCACGTCAAGTCCGGAAAGGTGCGCCCGATTGTGAGCTGGGGCGCGGACCGCCATCCCTCGTATCCCGACATTCCAACGTTCCGGGAGCTTGGTTACAAGGACGTCGAGTATTACATCTGGGCCGGCCTGGTCGGTCCGCGCGGCATCCCGGACTCGGCGCTGACGGCACTGCGCGCCGCGGCGAGCAAGGCGGTGGAGGATGCTGGCTTCAAGAAATCGATGGCGAGCGTGGGCACGCTCGTGCAGTACAAGGATGCGCCCGAGTTCGGCAAGTATTGGGAGGCCGACGCCAAGCGTCTCGCGCGACTGGTGAAGATCGTCGGCAAGGTCGACGCCAAGAAATGA
- a CDS encoding ATP-binding cassette domain-containing protein — MNALLEARNLVVDIPLAAGMLHPVRGVTFAVERGETLCIVGESGCGKSLTALALMSLLPRRARRTAATLAFDGIDLLEATDNELADLRGSRMAMIFQEPMTSLNPAYTIGNQLGEMLVRHRGATRAEARERAVFLLEKVGITAAASRLSQYPHQLSGGLRQRVMIAMALMCGPDLMIADEPTTALDVTIQAQILLLLAQLRREFGMGLVLITHDLGIVARVADRVAVMYAGQIVEQGTAAEIFRQPRHPYTRGLMACIPVPGKVARGSPLGSIPGMVPSLIGSMSGCSFRSRCGFRREACEAEVALVEDWTGHAARCILSPDELASAT; from the coding sequence ATGAACGCACTGCTCGAGGCGCGCAACCTGGTGGTCGATATTCCGCTCGCGGCCGGGATGCTGCACCCGGTTCGCGGTGTGACCTTTGCCGTCGAGCGCGGCGAGACGCTGTGCATCGTCGGCGAGTCAGGATGCGGCAAGTCGCTCACGGCGCTCGCATTGATGTCGCTGCTGCCCCGGCGGGCGCGGCGCACTGCGGCAACGCTTGCGTTCGACGGCATCGATCTGCTCGAGGCGACCGACAACGAGCTCGCCGACTTGCGCGGTAGCCGCATGGCGATGATCTTCCAGGAGCCGATGACCTCGCTCAATCCGGCGTACACGATCGGCAATCAGCTCGGCGAGATGCTCGTGCGGCACCGCGGGGCAACGCGTGCCGAGGCGCGCGAGCGGGCGGTGTTTCTGCTCGAGAAGGTCGGGATCACGGCGGCGGCGAGCCGGCTGTCGCAGTACCCGCATCAACTTTCCGGGGGGCTGCGCCAGCGAGTGATGATTGCAATGGCGCTCATGTGCGGACCCGACCTGATGATCGCGGACGAGCCGACCACGGCGCTCGACGTGACGATCCAGGCTCAGATCCTGCTCCTGCTCGCGCAATTGCGGCGCGAGTTCGGCATGGGATTGGTGCTGATCACGCATGACCTCGGGATCGTCGCAAGGGTGGCGGACCGCGTTGCCGTGATGTACGCCGGTCAGATCGTCGAGCAGGGCACCGCGGCCGAGATTTTCAGGCAGCCGCGCCATCCCTACACACGCGGCCTGATGGCGTGCATTCCGGTGCCCGGCAAGGTCGCGCGCGGCAGCCCGCTCGGTTCCATCCCCGGGATGGTGCCCTCCTTGATCGGGAGCATGAGCGGGTGCAGCTTCCGCAGCCGCTGCGGGTTCAGGCGCGAAGCATGCGAAGCCGAGGTCGCACTCGTCGAAGATTGGACAGGTCATGCGGCGCGCTGCATTCTGTCGCCCGATGAGCTTGCGAGCGCGACATGA
- a CDS encoding ABC transporter substrate-binding protein, translating into MGRERYALSRVTSRTQNHEYPVSDRREKNHTRAVHRADPRRDRALQQGRAGGGDPSRLIESGSGVVDAGVTLARRNPGAQRLALLRRDACVPDDLAPLLRLGLQARARTEPGLRSPDLQAHDEVRHCGSPSTSGTRCSSRIRKPVRSSRISPPPVAYVDPTTIEVKLRQGVTFHNGDALTADDVVYTVNWQNDPANTKVASRSRTNWIKQAEKVDTYTVRLHLTKPFAPAMAYLVANVPIYPAAYTKAHGSEGMSKQPIGTGPYRVTEVSPGNQIVLERNKNYFGGVRGQPKINKIVMRIVPEYNTQVAELLAGNADFIWRVPKDMAQKLKGRKGLHVMVGDTMRFGYLQFDITGRPGPMAEPLRKLEVRQAIAHAVNRKQIVEQLMGGGSVVDLACYPSQFGCASKSAVHYEYSPAKAKELLAKGGYPNGFEIDFYGYRDRQLAEAIMGDLAKVGIKTRLQWLQYSTLRDKVRKGEVPMNFMAWGSSSINDVDRSTAYFFGKGPDDTTQDPKVAELLNKAATEVDPAKRLALYDEAHAIITRNAYWLPLFSYAYFYAMTKDLQFQPTPDEIPHLYRTSWK; encoded by the coding sequence CTGGGCCGTGAAAGGTACGCGCTGAGTCGGGTAACATCGCGTACGCAGAACCACGAATATCCAGTCAGCGACCGAAGGGAGAAGAACCACACCCGAGCAGTTCACCGCGCTGATCCGCGCCGAGACCGCGCGTTACAGCAAGGTCGTGCAGGCGGCGGGGATCCGTCTCGACTGATCGAATCGGGATCGGGCGTAGTCGACGCCGGGGTCACGCTGGCAAGACGCAACCCCGGCGCCCAACGCCTTGCGCTACTCCGCCGTGACGCCTGCGTCCCGGATGACCTTGCCCCACTTCTGCGTCTCGGCTTGCAGGCGCGCGCAAGGACCGAACCAGGCTTGCGCTCCCCCGACTTGCAAGCGCATGATGAGGTTCGCCATTGTGGCTCTCCAAGCACATCTGGGACACGCTGCTCGAGCAGGATCCGAAAACCGGTGAGGTCAAGCCGCATCTCGCCACCTCCGGTCGCCTACGTCGATCCGACCACGATCGAGGTCAAGCTTCGCCAGGGCGTGACGTTTCACAACGGTGATGCGCTGACCGCGGACGACGTGGTCTACACCGTCAACTGGCAGAACGACCCGGCCAACACCAAGGTGGCGTCGCGCTCGCGCACGAACTGGATCAAGCAGGCGGAGAAGGTCGATACGTACACCGTACGCCTGCACCTCACGAAGCCGTTCGCGCCGGCCATGGCGTACCTGGTCGCGAACGTGCCGATTTACCCGGCGGCCTATACCAAGGCCCATGGCTCCGAGGGCATGAGCAAGCAGCCGATCGGCACCGGCCCGTACCGGGTGACGGAGGTCTCGCCCGGAAATCAGATCGTGCTCGAGCGCAACAAGAATTACTTCGGGGGCGTGCGCGGACAGCCGAAGATCAACAAGATCGTCATGCGCATCGTGCCCGAGTACAACACGCAGGTTGCCGAGCTGCTCGCCGGGAATGCCGATTTCATCTGGCGCGTCCCCAAGGACATGGCGCAGAAGTTGAAGGGGCGCAAGGGCTTGCACGTCATGGTTGGCGATACCATGCGCTTTGGCTACCTGCAGTTCGACATCACGGGCAGGCCCGGACCGATGGCTGAGCCGCTGCGCAAACTCGAAGTGCGGCAGGCGATCGCGCACGCGGTCAACCGCAAGCAGATCGTCGAACAGCTCATGGGCGGCGGCAGCGTGGTCGACCTCGCCTGCTATCCAAGCCAGTTCGGCTGCGCCTCGAAGAGCGCGGTCCACTACGAATACAGTCCGGCAAAGGCGAAGGAGCTGCTCGCCAAGGGCGGCTATCCGAACGGCTTCGAGATCGACTTCTACGGCTATCGCGACCGCCAGCTCGCGGAAGCCATCATGGGCGACCTCGCCAAGGTCGGGATCAAGACCAGGCTGCAATGGCTGCAATACTCGACATTGCGCGATAAGGTGCGCAAGGGCGAGGTGCCGATGAACTTCATGGCCTGGGGCTCTTCTTCGATCAACGACGTGGATCGTTCGACCGCCTATTTTTTCGGCAAGGGCCCCGACGATACGACTCAGGATCCCAAGGTGGCGGAGCTGCTCAACAAAGCCGCTACCGAAGTGGATCCGGCCAAGCGCCTGGCGCTCTACGACGAGGCGCACGCGATCATCACGCGCAATGCATACTGGCTGCCGCTTTTCTCCTACGCCTATTTCTATGCGATGACGAAGGATCTGCAGTTTCAGCCGACACCGGACGAGATTCCGCACCTGTACCGCACGAGCTGGAAGTAG
- a CDS encoding ATP-binding cassette domain-containing protein, with the protein MTALLESRDAECTFRVGRALFRTARTLKAVNGVSLRVDKGEILGLVGESGCGKSTLAKMLLGLLQPTAGEILFEGQPLYSIPRLERARRVQPIFQDPYSSLNPRQTVADIVSLPLRVHGVGSSSEQKKRVADILDLVGLARRYADSYPNQLSGGQRQRVAIARALVMRPELVICDEPTSALDVSVQSQILNLLLELRKELGVTYILISHNLAVVEHLATRVAVMYLGRIVEEKDTESLFRQPEHPYTQALLDSVLTPEPGLGIPDSQLGVAFPNPIDPPGGCAFHPRCRFALPRCSTEPPLPARTNGALIECHLSVISRHRGLPPSASPSFP; encoded by the coding sequence ATGACGGCACTGCTCGAGAGCCGCGACGCCGAATGCACTTTTCGTGTCGGCCGCGCACTTTTCCGCACGGCCCGCACGCTCAAGGCGGTCAACGGCGTCAGCCTGCGCGTCGACAAGGGCGAAATCCTCGGCCTGGTCGGCGAATCGGGCTGCGGCAAGAGCACGCTCGCAAAAATGCTGCTGGGACTGCTGCAGCCGACCGCGGGCGAGATTCTGTTCGAGGGCCAGCCGCTGTACTCGATTCCGCGACTCGAGCGGGCAAGGCGGGTGCAGCCGATCTTTCAGGATCCGTATTCGTCGCTCAACCCGCGCCAGACGGTCGCCGACATCGTTTCGTTGCCGCTGCGCGTGCATGGCGTCGGCAGTTCGTCCGAGCAGAAGAAGCGCGTAGCCGACATTCTCGATCTGGTCGGTCTCGCGCGCCGCTATGCCGACAGCTATCCGAACCAGCTCTCGGGCGGGCAGCGCCAGCGCGTGGCGATCGCGCGCGCCCTGGTAATGCGTCCGGAGCTGGTCATCTGCGACGAACCGACCTCCGCCCTCGATGTCTCGGTGCAGTCGCAGATCCTCAACTTGCTACTCGAACTGCGCAAGGAGCTCGGCGTCACCTACATTCTGATCAGCCACAACCTGGCCGTTGTCGAGCATCTCGCAACCCGCGTGGCGGTGATGTACCTCGGGCGCATCGTCGAGGAGAAGGATACCGAGAGCCTCTTTCGCCAGCCCGAGCACCCCTATACGCAGGCACTGCTCGATTCGGTCCTGACCCCCGAGCCCGGCCTCGGTATTCCCGATTCGCAGCTCGGTGTTGCATTTCCGAACCCGATCGATCCGCCGGGCGGATGCGCATTCCATCCGCGCTGCCGGTTCGCACTGCCGCGCTGCTCCACCGAACCGCCGCTGCCGGCGCGCACGAACGGGGCGTTAATCGAGTGCCATTTGAGCGTCATATCTCGTCATCGAGGCCTACCGCCGAGCGCCAGTCCTTCTTTCCCTTGA
- a CDS encoding ABC transporter permease subunit — MLKYTAHKLLIAILVALTVSFVAFMALRVSGDLATAMAGESASGEDIQRIRTQLGLDRPLITQYWDWASSAASGDFGKSFYYPERVWTLIEQRLPITLTLACWGLVISLVIGVPLGVLAALRPNTLIDRVAMTLAVLGQALPTFWLGLLLIILFGLILRWLPISGADTWMHFVLPSFVLGYYSTPAVMRLTRSGMLEVLASDYIRTAYAKGLTHGTVLFKHALRNAAIPVVALASVQFGHMLSGSVVIETVFAMQGVGQLAWQSISRQDFPVVQAVLLLVSMFYVWLTFASDLINAWLDPRIRGA; from the coding sequence ATGCTCAAGTACACCGCGCACAAGCTGCTGATCGCCATTCTGGTCGCGCTGACGGTATCGTTCGTCGCATTCATGGCGTTGCGCGTGTCGGGCGATTTGGCCACGGCGATGGCGGGCGAGTCGGCGAGCGGGGAGGACATCCAGCGCATTCGCACCCAGCTCGGTCTCGATCGGCCGCTCATCACGCAGTACTGGGACTGGGCATCCAGCGCCGCGAGCGGCGACTTCGGCAAGTCGTTCTACTATCCGGAAAGGGTGTGGACGCTGATCGAGCAGCGCCTGCCGATCACGCTCACGCTCGCATGCTGGGGGCTGGTGATCTCGCTCGTGATCGGCGTTCCGCTCGGAGTCCTCGCCGCGCTACGGCCGAACACGCTCATCGATCGGGTGGCGATGACCCTTGCCGTGCTTGGCCAGGCGTTGCCGACGTTCTGGCTCGGGCTGCTGCTGATCATTCTGTTCGGGCTGATCCTGCGCTGGCTGCCGATCAGTGGCGCGGATACCTGGATGCACTTCGTCCTGCCGAGCTTCGTGCTCGGCTACTACTCCACCCCGGCGGTGATGCGGCTCACGCGCTCGGGGATGCTCGAAGTGCTCGCCTCCGATTACATCCGCACCGCCTATGCCAAGGGTCTGACGCACGGCACGGTTCTGTTCAAGCATGCCTTGCGCAACGCGGCCATTCCGGTGGTCGCGCTCGCGTCCGTGCAGTTCGGCCATATGCTGTCGGGCTCGGTGGTGATCGAGACGGTGTTCGCCATGCAGGGGGTCGGACAACTGGCCTGGCAGTCGATCAGCCGGCAGGATTTTCCGGTGGTGCAGGCGGTGCTGCTGCTGGTGTCGATGTTCTACGTCTGGCTCACTTTCGCCTCCGACCTGATCAACGCGTGGCTCGATCCGCGCATTCGCGGCGCCTGA
- a CDS encoding methyltransferase domain-containing protein — translation MSNANVGLWASGDAYEKYMGRWSRRIAPHFLDWLSLPPDRGWVDIGCGTGVLSSAILGDCTPSRVVGIDPSEAFVEVARSQLPDPRFHCRQGSAEAIPLEDDAFSAAVSGLVLNFVADKPKAVAEMRRVVATGGTVASYVWDYAGHMQIMRYFFDAASELDVKAREFDDGAKAPICGPGPLSALFKDAGLTEVEVRSIDIPAAFASFDDYWTPFLGGTGSAPKYCASLTPDARAELREALERRLPTSPDGEILLTVRAWAVKGTR, via the coding sequence ATGTCCAACGCGAATGTCGGTCTATGGGCCAGCGGCGACGCGTACGAGAAGTACATGGGCCGGTGGAGTCGACGCATAGCGCCTCACTTTCTCGATTGGCTTTCGCTTCCGCCGGACAGGGGCTGGGTCGACATAGGTTGCGGAACCGGTGTGCTGAGCTCAGCCATCCTCGGCGACTGCACTCCCAGCCGGGTCGTTGGCATCGACCCTTCCGAGGCCTTCGTCGAGGTCGCCCGATCGCAGTTGCCCGATCCGCGTTTTCATTGTCGCCAAGGCAGCGCCGAGGCCATTCCGCTCGAAGACGATGCGTTCTCCGCGGCGGTCTCGGGACTTGTCCTCAACTTCGTTGCGGACAAGCCCAAAGCCGTGGCGGAGATGAGACGGGTTGTTGCTACCGGCGGCACCGTTGCCTCGTACGTCTGGGACTATGCGGGTCACATGCAGATCATGCGCTACTTCTTCGATGCGGCAAGCGAGCTCGATGTCAAAGCACGCGAGTTCGATGACGGGGCCAAGGCGCCAATTTGCGGGCCGGGTCCGTTATCGGCGCTATTCAAGGATGCGGGTCTGACCGAGGTCGAGGTACGAAGCATCGATATTCCGGCTGCGTTCGCGAGCTTCGATGACTACTGGACGCCGTTCCTTGGCGGTACCGGATCGGCACCGAAGTACTGCGCGTCTTTGACCCCCGACGCGCGCGCGGAGCTGCGTGAGGCGCTCGAGCGCCGGCTTCCCACCAGCCCGGACGGAGAAATACTCCTGACGGTTCGCGCCTGGGCCGTGAAAGGTACGCGCTGA
- a CDS encoding MFS transporter, whose protein sequence is MSILYVLALTALSGLAVRAANMVLVLYALKLGSSAFVIGLLGAMFAILPMLFSMPAGKLADRYGSRAPLLVCVVGSGLGLLVPWAFPGITAMFIAAALIGLSLAMVVPLQNLIGLISTPETRARNFANFSLGMGSANLLGPLIGGFFVDLAGPATTCLYLSLLNVVAVAMLVVWGHRLPHAPAEAKPKGSVYAILKIGNVRRAIATSSLINVGRDLYQFYFPVYAHAIGLSASLIGIVQATNFGAELTVRFFLSRLLKKFKEEQLLAYSFFIGAGSLVLIPFFQSVYVLLLLSFALGLGMGCAQPIITILMYSYSPRGQTGEALGLRMSFIHLTKLIGPVVFGAIGSALGLTPMFVLNAVVMAGGGMLSRPRLRRPRSGTAP, encoded by the coding sequence ATGTCGATCCTCTACGTTCTCGCACTGACCGCGTTGAGCGGCCTGGCGGTGCGCGCCGCCAACATGGTGCTCGTGCTGTACGCGCTCAAGCTCGGCTCCTCCGCCTTCGTCATCGGTCTGCTCGGGGCCATGTTCGCCATCCTGCCGATGCTGTTTTCGATGCCGGCCGGCAAGCTCGCCGATCGCTACGGATCGCGCGCGCCGCTGCTGGTTTGCGTCGTGGGCAGCGGCCTGGGGCTGCTCGTGCCCTGGGCATTTCCCGGCATCACCGCGATGTTCATCGCCGCGGCGCTGATCGGGCTTTCGCTCGCCATGGTAGTGCCGCTGCAGAATCTCATCGGTCTCATCAGCACGCCGGAAACGCGCGCCCGCAACTTCGCCAACTTCAGCCTCGGGATGGGATCGGCGAACCTGCTCGGCCCGCTGATCGGCGGCTTCTTCGTCGATCTCGCGGGGCCGGCGACCACTTGCCTCTATCTGTCGTTGCTCAACGTCGTGGCAGTCGCGATGCTCGTCGTCTGGGGGCACCGGCTGCCCCACGCCCCCGCCGAAGCGAAGCCCAAGGGCAGCGTGTACGCGATCCTGAAAATTGGCAATGTGCGCCGGGCAATCGCCACCAGCAGTCTGATCAACGTCGGCCGCGATCTCTATCAGTTCTATTTTCCCGTGTACGCGCACGCAATCGGGCTTTCCGCCTCCCTGATCGGCATCGTGCAGGCCACCAACTTCGGCGCCGAGCTCACGGTGCGTTTCTTTCTCTCGCGCCTGTTGAAGAAGTTCAAGGAGGAACAGCTCCTCGCCTACTCCTTCTTCATCGGAGCCGGAAGCCTCGTGCTCATACCCTTCTTCCAGAGCGTGTACGTCCTCCTCCTGCTCTCGTTCGCGCTGGGACTGGGGATGGGCTGCGCGCAGCCGATCATCACCATACTGATGTACAGCTATTCGCCCAGGGGCCAGACCGGTGAGGCGCTGGGGCTGCGCATGAGCTTCATTCATCTGACCAAGCTGATCGGCCCGGTGGTATTCGGGGCGATCGGCAGCGCGCTGGGACTGACGCCGATGTTTGTGTTGAACGCGGTGGTCATGGCGGGCGGCGGCATGCTGAGTCGGCCCAGGTTACGTCGGCCCCGTTCCGGGACGGCGCCTTGA
- a CDS encoding ABC transporter permease subunit yields the protein MANGIGVATATIEDVERALTPAPGRIRLRRMLGHRSFVIAGVVLALIVGLALAAPLVSPHDPYIQNLNNRLVPPVFLDGGSWAHPLGTDALGRDYLARVVYGARISLLIGVLTALMSGVIGAALGVSAGYFGGRVDSVICYILAVRLSMPVVLVALAVVSLVGGSLTAVIMVMGLLLWDRYAVVMRSATQQVRALDYVAAAAAVGSSTTRIVLTEVLPNVLNNLIVVATFEVAHAILLEAALSFLGLGVQPPLPSWGLMIAEGREHLLFEPWVIVIPGIALSVLVLAVNMVGDGIRDIAAPENRN from the coding sequence ATGGCAAACGGCATCGGCGTCGCTACCGCCACCATCGAAGATGTCGAACGCGCCCTGACGCCCGCGCCCGGCAGGATCCGTTTGCGGCGCATGCTCGGACACCGCAGCTTCGTGATCGCCGGCGTCGTGCTCGCGCTGATCGTAGGGTTGGCGCTTGCGGCGCCGCTGGTCTCGCCGCACGATCCTTATATTCAGAACCTGAACAATCGCCTCGTGCCGCCCGTATTTCTCGACGGCGGCTCGTGGGCGCATCCGCTCGGCACCGATGCGCTCGGGCGCGACTACCTTGCACGGGTCGTCTACGGGGCGCGGATTTCGCTCCTCATCGGGGTGCTCACCGCGCTCATGTCCGGCGTCATCGGCGCCGCGCTCGGCGTGAGCGCGGGCTACTTCGGCGGGCGCGTGGATTCGGTCATCTGCTACATACTGGCGGTGCGCCTTTCCATGCCGGTCGTGCTGGTCGCACTCGCGGTGGTATCGCTGGTCGGGGGGTCGCTTACCGCGGTCATCATGGTCATGGGCTTGTTGCTCTGGGACCGCTACGCGGTCGTCATGCGCAGCGCCACGCAACAGGTGCGCGCGCTCGATTATGTCGCGGCGGCGGCCGCTGTCGGGTCGTCGACCACGCGCATCGTGCTCACGGAAGTGCTGCCCAACGTATTGAACAATCTGATCGTGGTGGCTACCTTCGAGGTTGCGCATGCGATCCTGCTGGAGGCGGCGCTCTCCTTCCTCGGGCTCGGCGTGCAGCCGCCGCTGCCCTCGTGGGGCCTGATGATCGCGGAGGGGCGCGAGCACCTGCTGTTCGAGCCATGGGTAATCGTCATCCCCGGGATCGCGCTTTCGGTGCTGGTGCTGGCGGTCAACATGGTCGGCGACGGCATTCGCGACATCGCCGCGCCGGAGAATCGCAATTGA